Below is a window of Xiphophorus couchianus chromosome 1, X_couchianus-1.0, whole genome shotgun sequence DNA.
GGTCTCTTTCCCCTTTTGTCTTTGACAAACTTGGCATAAAATCACAAGTTTTTTATCCCGGAACTGACAGAAGTGGTGCAGACATTTACATCCAGCCTCTATGGAGACCGAGGTGCAGCCATCTGCTCAGGAACAGCATGGATCATTTATGCTCTCAGTGTTGTGGAACCTTCTGTTAAGTACATGATGAGAATTGAACTCTTTGTCTTTGAGACTTTCATTGAACTTGTTAGAATGAAGAGAGCTGCACTACCAGCAGTCTTCCCAAGAGCTCTGGCTGCTTGCAGGCAGCCCACACACAATTACATCGCTGCGTCAAAAACACACATCCTCCTCCCATTTTTTCAAGATGACCTTCACATTCCAACAGTTGGAGCAAGGCTCCGAGCTACACCACTCCGTTGACATCCAGCAGACACTCGGCTCTGTTTCACTTAGTGATCAACTGTTaagtttaaatgagaaaatactgAATTTAAAGGTAACATTTCCCATTACATTTTCACCCTCTTCAATACAAATTAAACATATTATTCATGCAGGCTATAataagtaaattttatttaagaccTTTGATGATTCTTAAACcacttttcttcaaaattaaagACTTAAAACTCAGTGCCAGGACCCAAACCCCTACTACATCACATATTAAACATTGCAATCAGAAAACTTAATTATTCCTAGCAGGggaaggaaaaatatttctgcagaagACAGAAATTCTTCTTACAGTCCATCACTGCCAAACTAATTATTATTCCTCTGTAAGAACAGTGTAACCCGTGCACTGATCTTGCAAAGATGggggaaagaaatgtttttgcaaacgGTGCTTATCATTCTTCATGTTGAATTGTCTGTGCATGCCGCTGGAAGTGATGGACGGTCTTTATCTTTTAGCTGCTTTTGAATTAACAGAGGAATAAAGTAAGATTTGGGAATAAGCTTGAATCTTTATCCCCTTTTTACTTCGACACGTTTTGCATAAAATGTGACGTTTTTATCCCCAAACTGACGGCAATGGTGCAGTCATCTACAACAAGCCTCCATGGAGAGCGAGGTGCAGCCGTCTGCTCAGGAACAGCATGGGTCATTTCTGCTCAGGCAGCTCGCCAGAATGAGAGCAGCTGAGGAGCTGACTGACGTGGTCCTGCTTGCAGAGGGTATTTCCTTCCCATGCCACAAGGTGGTGCTGTCTGCATTCAGCCCTTACTTCCaggtaagaaaagaaaatgccaCTATGCAGAGAGTAGATTTTAAAGATTTGAAAGGACAACACAAGACGTCTCAGCCTGCGTTTGGCAAAACAGTTTGAAGCTAATATAAAGTCTATTGAAACTGAGTGATTGTTTGGTTGCAGGCTATGTTTACATGTGGTCTGAAGGAAACCCGAGGAGGAGAGGTGCCCCTCAGAGACACAGCTGCACAGAGCCTTGAACTGCTGCTGAAGTACATGTATTCTGCTGAACTCCCTCTTTGTAATGACAACATCCAGGGAGTGGCGGCTGCTGCCTTCCTGCTCCATGTGGATGGAGCTTTTAGGTGAGATAATAATCTCAGTTTGGGTGAATTTCGAACAACCAGCGACCATTATACAGGAGCTAAAAGGCTTTTACTTCCCACAATGCCTTTTTTTTAGGCTGTGTCAGAGCCACATGGAGGCCCACATGGACGCCTCAAACTGTGTTGGGCTGTACTATTGGGCCAGAGATCTCGGTGCTACTGATCTGGCTGACTGTGCTTTGAAATACATCTGTCAACACTTTACCCAGGTAGAGCAATTGCTGTCAAATGTTCTTTCAACTAGAAccttatattatatatatatatatatatatatatatatatatatatatatatatatatactgctcaaaaaaataaagggaacactttaagtgttaaacacctgtttaagtgttccctttatttttttgagcagtgtatatatatatatatatcagctTATTTTCTACATCTTTCAAGGTTTGTGAGGAAGAAGAAGTGCTGGACCTTGATTCCCAGCGTCTTGGGACTCTCCTGGGATCGGATGACCTCAACATATCACAGGAGGAACTTGTGCTTGAGTTGGTGCTGCGGTGGGTTGAGAGGCACAGGAACAACTCTCCGAGCGAAACCCAGGCTGTGGAGTTGCTCCGGCGAGTGCGACTAGAGCTGGTGGATCCTGGATTTCTCCGGAAAGCGAGGAGGAGGAACCCGGTGAGATGGGATTGGGGAAAATGACCAAATAATGAGGTCACTAGTCATAGCCCAAAGATATCAAAACATTATTAGATACAAtgtgtagatatttttttaacgTAGAAATAAACGTCCTAGGTACTGCTACGGGATGCAGAGTGCTTTGGGATGATCGATGCTGCCCTGCAGACCTCAGGTCTTTGTGAGACGTCCGCTCCACCTCGTCCACCTCTTCGATATGGCATGGAGACAACAGATTTGCTGCTCTGTTTGGGTGGAGTGAACACCGAGGGTGTGCCAGCGAGACGTGGAGGACTTGCTGaccaaagtttttgttttgccccCCATGGTAGAAAGACCTACTACATCCCGTCTCCGCTGAGGGACTGTGGCGGTCAGGGCCAGGTCACAGCAGGAGCAGTGACCCGGGACAGCAGCATATTGGTGGCTGTAGAAGCCGAGGATCAACACAGGAGGAAGAGGCTGGATATCTACAAGTTAGGACTATTCCTTGAAAAAGCATATATATTTCTTGGACTTGTTACAACTGCAAACTTTTCCAAGTCGccactttcctaaaataatgacctatgtgatttttttttcgcCAAAAGTGACTTATTTTGCAAGAGGTGGTGATTTTTATCCCCAAAATACaatcttttggcaaaaaataatttaggccattattttgtgAAGGTGATGAAACAATACTAAAAAATGGCGGCATGCATGTGTTCAGCTCTCTTTTTAGCTATTATAGATGCTTAGTGAACAAATACCCCAATGAATACtaaggaacacacacacagggtaGAGAAAATCTTGTGGACGGGTTTTCAGCAGGGTTTGGCTTCTAGATCcctctgaaaatggaaagaatatgAAATACCTGCCCAAACTGACAGATTCACAAGGTCAGTATTATTCTGAGAAACAGCCAGGAAGTCAATGACaactctggaggaactgaacAGCCGCTAAGACAATGTTCCCAACCCTGGTCGTCTGGGCCCAGTGGACTGCATGTTTTAGACGTATCCCCACTCCACCACAACTGATTCAAATAATTGCATTAACTCCTTAGCATGCCTCCAACatctgcagaagcctgttaatcacccactcATTTAAGACAGGTGTGTAGCAGCAGAAAATTGGAAATACTTAGAAACTGATGTCTGGTAGACACCTGGATCAAAGAATTTGATGGAGTTCAGGAAAGCTGAATAGAAATGCACTCCACACCTTCCAAGTTTTTATTAGAATGTAAATTTGGAAACCATGTATCATCTCTTTCCTCCTTAAAATTGTGTGCTTTGTGTTGGCcagtcataaaatcccaataaaatatattgaattatGTCGATGTAAAGAAACTTAATGGGGAaaaggagtatgaatacttcttAAGTTACCATATGTGGAAaatgagacatttcaaaaatgttgctgCTTTAAATTTCTGCATTGCCTGTTTATGTTTCAGATACAGTACTTCTGAAGAGAAAATCTGGGTGAAGCTCTGCTCTGCACCCTATAGAGACATGTATGCTTTGGGGTTGGTCGGAGATGCTCTGTACCTCATTGGCGGTCAGATGAAAGTGCGTAATCACTACATCATAACGGACAGTGTGAACAGATGGTCACTGAAGAGAGGAGGCAGCTGGCTCAGTTTCGCTCCTTTACCACTTGCTTTGGCCTGCCACTACACTGTGAGCCTGAAGGAGCGACTCTACGTGCTGGGGGGCTGGACCCCACAGGTACAGGAGGAAGTACAATGTGCTGGAGGTGTATGTAATCATGTGTCTGAAGCAAAAGCGGTGCTTCGTGTAGGCTTGGGccaactaaaagaaaaatcctaaacAATATGGAGAACCATTTAGgccaaaattaattaaataagtaaataattggattatgttttcctatttatatttgcttgtttatacatttatttattactttatttgtttattattttatttatttacttactcccacatttatttctgcctatcattttttaattttccatattCATTTGTCCCATGAATCAGGAACAAATAAGTACGAATGAATAAGAAAAATGGAATAAGGATAGGCAGAAATAAATGcgggaataaataaataaataaataaataaatagatataaaTAGGAATAAAGAAACCAATTacttatctatttatttaattattcacctgtttacttatttatttaattttggctgAAATGGCTCTCCATACGCACTGTCATCAGAACATTTGATCTTATTCTTTTCATTAATCTTTGGCTCCCCCTACTGGTAGAAACAAcgaaagatttttttaaaaagctctgtCCATTTCTTAGCTGGTTAAATTCAAGCATAGATGAAACTCTTCTCTATAATTTAACTAAAGTTCCTTTGATTTCTAAGTGAGTTCCCTGTTTTCCTGTCTTTGAACTACCCATCTTCTCTCTCATTCCTCAGGACCAGCCAGATGATGAGCCTGACAAGCTGAGTAACAGAGTGTTTCGATTTGACCCGGGCAAAGACAGGTGGACAGAGTGTGCCAGGATGAAATACTCCAGGTACCGCTGCGGTACAGCTGTACTCAACGGAGAAATCTACATATTAGGTCAGACTCTAGGACTATACACATATTTATCTTAGTTCAGTTTAGTGTATTTATATAGCAACAATTCACacaaaaatttcttttaaggcaCTTTTTGTGACAAACGAGTCCAAAGTTTGCATGTCAATGGCCCAGTCCTGAATGAGACATggcaaaacacaaaacctaGCCTGGAGAACTTTCTatcaaataagaaataaagagagaatACAAACATAACTGAAGAAATAGCTCAGTTAGAAGCTCATTTCAGGAAAGGCACAACTTAACTCAGGCACACCAGGCCAGGAATACTGTTtggaagaaacaaacaataaaaagaaaagcttttgatAGCAATCATCTCTATTACTCCATCCTCACTGTAACTTTATTTCtatggagaagaaaaacaaacagagcacacatttttatttgttgcaatAGCTCACtggctctgctgaagaaaatagACACAACTAACCCAAAGTCACTGAACTAGCCGTctttaaaggaaaaagtaaaaatgcagCTGGGGAAAGGCATATGAAGTTTATTATAGGTTTTCTGAACGGAAAcgtttttgtctgtgtgtttacaGGCGGTATAGGATGTGATGGTGAGGATTGTGGACAATCTCGGCGCTGTCTGAGCTCTGTAGAAATTTACAACCCAGATGCAGACAGCTGGAGGCCCGGTCCAACACTCCCCACAACCCTGCTTTCTCTTCGTACCAACGCCTCCAACATAGGAACGGTAGAAGGAAAGCTCTACCTCTGTGGATACTACAAAGGGGTTGGTGAgtgacacttcctgttcctaTATATGGTTTTCAAGCTGCATTCTGGATACATCAGAATAAAGGAATGTAAGATGACAAATGAAACATTGTTTCTGCAAATCAGATTTTGGGTCAAGCATCATCGTCCTACGTTTACTGCAGGTCGTCATGAGATCATCACCAAGGAGATTTTGGAGTTAGACCCTGCAGACTATGTATGGACGGTTGTGGAGAGACGAGCAGCGATGCACGACAGCTATGATGTTTGTCTGGTGGCTAACCTCAATCCTCGGGACCTCCTGACACCCTGACGCAAGCACCTCCTCATGACTCTCTGAGCAACAATGCAGGGGCCTGATACGTGTGTGGGGAGTGGGTGTGACTGCATGAGCGGCCATTCTTACAAAGCTACATTCTAACATAAATACTTCACTCCCACATGTCATACATCTCAAAACAAGACTAAATGAAATAGGCCTGTGTGCATTTAGTTCATGTGAATCAGTTCGCTGCTTTACAGACAAAATGGATAACTTTCATTAAATAGCTTTTAATTAAGACACTTTCTCGGAGGCTTACAGAAttggttttttgttgttctttttttttttttttttttttaaaaagctgtctGTAAAAATTATTAGCACAAAAACAGATCATAGGAGCTTTTTTACAACTTATATGACATGAACATACAATAATTTCAGGATAAACTTTCTGACATTGTTATATAAAGTGCACACCAAGCTTAATAGCTACCCTggaaaagatgtgtaaaaatctttttatgtaGTAACAGGCTTTTATAGAAAGCTCTTCTTGAAATTTAGATCACATATTCAGTGAAATTAACTTAACTTAGTATTAGCGCTGTACTATTAAAACTTTGCACTACCACTTTTGACAAATAGAcagcactttttatttttccatacaATTTCACAGAGACAGgtatttttgaccatttctttttgcacagtttttccAGAAACTTGGGTCCTTTCTTTTTGGGATGTACAGTAGGTCTTTGAACTGTGATGTTCAGTGAATGAATGAAGTTTTGTTGACAGAATGATCATTGTGGTGTTGATTTGATCATGTTTTATGGGTTGTTCTCCTGCTGATAGACCAGTGATAAAGAGTCCTTGTTGATGTGAACTTTAGTAAGATTCCTAGAGTTTCTGAAGGCGAAATACCTTtaactgtataaaatattttcacccaAAGTACTAGTACGTTTGGGGGCTATTGtagataataataaagaaatgcaTCTAATCTATAGTTTTTATTGATATGGAAGGAAAACTGTTCATTTAAAGATAAACTGTGCTGTTAACTGTGGCAGATGCAAATACTCTTGGGGTTTTTATGCTCAAAACCTTTTCCCTTTCCCCTCCAGctaatacatataaaaaaaatttaatactgttttttatgttggaattatttttatgtatacatatatattttgtcattttgaattataaattaaactttcatatGCAAGTTTAAGTCTGCATACATTACTTTTATAGAGAAATCGCTCAGTCTGGCACAAGATGGCTTGTTTCAGCTGTCTGGCTTGAAGTTGTAACCACTACAAGccattcacaaaataaaaacctaattcAAGCAAATTCAGTTAACTTTTATCCAGCTGCCTGCTTTGAACATCAGTATTCCTGCTTCTTTTACGTTTTAAAAAAAGCCCAACAAATTTGGAAGAATTAGACCTGCAGCAGAAATCATCTTCAGATTTAGTGGAACTCTCATAACAACCATAAGGCAGAGTCACTGGGAGTATCTTTAAGTGGCTTCAAGACAACCAGTGTCCTTCTACAAGGATAACAGTGCAGGTGTGTCAGTGGGAGTGATGAAACGTGGGAAACTCCTCTGACATTCTCAGAAAAGATACTTCCAGCTTCCCAGCTTCCAGTCTGAATCCGACATGAAGAAGTGGTCTTTCCTGGCTTTGGGTGAGTGAAGTAAagccctttcttttttttaaaatctttgctgcGTGCTTTCATGTTGCCATTTAGTCATGATAAGGATTTTATAATCGGAATGTTTGAATAACTTTTTGCAATAATAGAACTAGTAAATTTTTTACACCACAGAAGCCGTCTGTGCATGTGTTGCATGATCCTGTCTCCTGAAACTAGGATGGTACATAAATAATTCTTTACATAAACTGATGCAAATAGttcaaacaaattcaaacaacCTCTGGATTAATGATATGTATTTCGAAGGAAAAATCAAGAAGAGTTTCCTGAATGACTGAAGAGACTGAACCGattcaattattaatcaacACTTTCTTTGTCATTGTAGAAAGAAAGTGattcaattattaatcaacACTTTCTTTGTCATTGTAGAATGCCTCTTTATGCAACTATGTCACCAGTCCTTACTACAGAAGAGACGGTGTGCTTTCCAAGTGACAAACGTAAAGAACCACGGCTACTATGCAGCTGGGAATGTGACTGGCTCCGTGCAGCTCTGTGAAAACACCGGCTGCTGTTTGGCCATTTATCGAATCACAAATGGCCAGCGGAAGGTCGACACGCTCGGTGAGAAAGCTCCATGTCCAAATGAGAGACTCAGGAAGTGATTTAACAAAAAAGCAGTCACAATTTATGTTAATTTAACATCCAAGAGCAAAGATTTATGAAGGAATAATTCTTTCAAACATCAAGAGTGTTTATGCGTTGTTCTTATCcacatgtttgttatttttagcatGCGACAGAGTAAAAATGCTTTGCTCACACAAAACCTGCGAGGAGCAATCAACCTTCATAGAAAACTTCACTGTATGTACATGCAGTACAGACATGTGCAACAGAAACATCTCGTTGAGTCCAGAACCGGAACGGCCTCCAGAAACCCACCACCATGCAGCAGGTACTCACtgaattagttgtttttaacaATTAACTGTTTGATATAGCTAAACAAAAAAtctctgcttttttcccccacaaagTTTTactaattcaaacaaaaataaaaaaaagaaaagacatggacctgtatttgttttttttttgcccttcttttcttttagctgaAATCACAAAAGCAGTGGTGATGGTGGCGATTCTGTTCCTTACTGTTCTCATCGTTATTGCTGTCAAGTGGAGAAAACTCTGCAAGGAAAAAAGTAAGCTTCATTTTCTGGTGTATTGTTTTTAGGAG
It encodes the following:
- the LOC114143098 gene encoding kelch repeat and BTB domain-containing protein 12-like, which codes for MRSTLRNLLVLGNSHLQQASMESEVQPSAQEQHGSFLLRQLARMRAAEELTDVVLLAEGISFPCHKVVLSAFSPYFQAMFTCGLKETRGGEVPLRDTAAQSLELLLKYMYSAELPLCNDNIQGVAAAAFLLHVDGAFRLCQSHMEAHMDASNCVGLYYWARDLGATDLADCALKYICQHFTQVCEEEEVLDLDSQRLGTLLGSDDLNISQEELVLELVLRWVERHRNNSPSETQAVELLRRVRLELVDPGFLRKARRRNPVLLRDAECFGMIDAALQTSGLCETSAPPRPPLRYGMETTDLLLCLGGVNTEGVPARRGGLADQSFCFAPHGRKTYYIPSPLRDCGGQGQVTAGAVTRDSSILVAVEAEDQHRRKRLDIYKYSTSEEKIWVKLCSAPYRDMYALGLVGDALYLIGGQMKVRNHYIITDSVNRWSLKRGGSWLSFAPLPLALACHYTVSLKERLYVLGGWTPQDQPDDEPDKLSNRVFRFDPGKDRWTECARMKYSRYRCGTAVLNGEIYILGGIGCDGEDCGQSRRCLSSVEIYNPDADSWRPGPTLPTTLLSLRTNASNIGTVEGKLYLCGYYKGVGRHEIITKEILELDPADYVWTVVERRAAMHDSYDVCLVANLNPRDLLTP